Genomic window (Asticcacaulis excentricus CB 48):
CCGACAGGTCGAGCATGGTCCCGTCGAGCAGGGTGAATAGGCCGGGCTTTACCTCATGCCCCACAATCTGCTTCTGATAGGCGGTGACGCGTTTGATCTCCTGCGAGCGCGTGTCGATCAGGCGCAGATCGAGCGCGATATTCATCACAAACCGCCGCGACACGAAGCTGCCCGCCGGATCATCGCTGCCAGTGCCCCCGGCGCGCAGATCGACCCCGTCCGAGCGGATATTGTAATTCAGCTCCGTCAGGCCGCCGGAAATGTAGTAGTCGGACCCGGCGATCTGCCCGGCATAGACCTTGCGGAAATTGTCCGGATCGTTGCCTGCCTGATCCGGCGTGTCGGACAGGACGTGATCCATAGCGGCCTTCAGTTCATAGTCTGAGATGTCGCGATCACCGCGCTCGACCTGAGGCAGGCCGGCGCGCGACAGGGCCGACTGGGCGAAAAGGGCGATGCCCTGCGTGATATTGGCCCCCGTATAAAAGTCGCGCTTGCCCGTCAGATCGTCGATGCGGCTCACCGCCACGCGCGGCAGTGGCTTGTGCGTGACCAGCGCCGCCTGCTGAAGACAGGTCAGATCGGCGCTGTAGGGCGTCAGATTGGCTGTCGCGGGGGCATTGCCCACAGGCTTGGCATAGAGGCCGGTCTGCGGATCGGCGGTGACGCTGGCGCAGGCCGAAAGCAGCAGGGGCAGGCAAAAGACCAGACGTCTCATGGCTGCACCGCTTTCAGACCGGACCCGCTGAGGCAGGCGCGGGCGTCAGTGGCGGTCCAGAGCGGCGCGATCAAGTGATAGACCGAGCGTTCGACCAGTTCGCGCACCGACATTTGCAGCGGCTCCTGACGGCTGTTGCCGCCTTGCAGCAGCAGGCCGATATCCTCGCTGCCGCCCGTGAGGCGACGGTCATTTGTGACGCCGATCACTTGCTTCTGAAAGGTGACGGTATCGACCACCTGCTGGGTCTGGGTGTTGACCAGCCGCAGATCGACGGCGACATTGAGCACATAGGTGCGGCCGCTGATCTGACCCTGCGCACCGGGCAGGGCCTGGGAGCCGATGGCCGCGTCGTAGCCGTCAGAGCGGATATTGTAGTTCAGTTCGGTAATGCCGCCCACAATGTAATAGCGCGAACCGGCGATTTGCCCGGCTAGAATCGGGCGGAAATTGTCGCCGCTTTGCCCGGCGCGCTCCGGCGTATCCGACAGCAGCTTTTGCCGCGCATAGTTCAGTTCGATCTCGGCCACAGAATTGTCGAGGCGCTCGACCACTGGGACCCCGGCATAGCCGAGGGCACTGACGGCAAACAACGACGCACCTTGTGTGATCTTGGCGCCTGTATCGAAATCGATCTTGCCCGTCAGGTCGCCAATGCGCCCGACGGCCAGTCGCGGCAGGCCGTTCAGAGACGGGCGGCGGGCGAGGCAGCGCAAAGCGGGCGTCACCGGCGTTTCATTGAGCGTCACTTCCGCCTGTGGAGGCGTGGCGACGGCCAGACCCGGCGTGAGCGCGCCTGCGGAACAACTCAGGGCGAAGAAGAGGCGAAGGGTGGGGGGCATCTGCGCGTATCCGGGAAGGGGTGAAAGCGGGGAGGTGTTATTCACCGGTTGTTTTGCGACCGTTGAGCACGGCGGAGACGTTACCGGAATTGTACTGACGGCTGTTGAGAATGACCGTGTTGTGGCTGCCGCTGACCGTGACCGCCAACAGGTTGCCTATCGCCGTGGCCGTGGCCGTCCCTTGCGTCGTCGGAAGATTATTGTTCGACAGAAGGCTGCCGCCGTTGGAACTCGACTGGCTGTAGCGGCTATTGGCGTCGTCGTACTGGATGATGCCGTTGACGATCAGGCGGTTGCCATTGGCATCGCGCGTGGTGGGGGTGAAGGGCTGGTTTTCCAGCCGTCGGCCATTCCCATAGCCGTTTTCCAGCGCCCGCAGGTCTGAGGTCTGCGCGACGGCGGGCAGGGCCAGTAATGGGCCGGTGAAGACGAGACCGGTAAGAAGGACGGTTGTCCGCATGTCTATTGCTCCATAACGGAAAAGAGGAGCCCGCCTGCGCGGCAGGCTCCCTTCCGGATCATCAGAAACCCTTGACAGTCAGGGTGTTTCCGATGGCCGCCGCCGTAGCGTCCACCTTGCCTGCCACGCCCGCGATGGTCGTGTTGGCGTAGGCATTGACCGCAGCCGTATTGACCTGAGTCGAGTTCAGGCTGCTGAAGTCGGTGGTGAAGGTGGCCGAGTTGCTGATGGCGGCCGCCGTGGCGCTGACCGACTTGTCCACATTATAGACCGTGGCGTTCAGCACCGCCGACGGGTCGTAATTGACGTACTGGGTGTTTGACACGGCGCCCGACCAGTCGGCTTTCACCGTCGCCGTATTGGCAATGGCGGCCGAAGTGGCGCTGACATCGCCCGTCACATTGGTGATGGTCGTCGAAAGGTTGGAGGTCGCGTCCCCGAAGAAGCGCTGATAGTTGTTCAAGCCGTTCAGGCTCGACCCTTCGGCGGTGAAGCTGTTGCCGATAGCCGCAGCGGTCGCCGACACGTCACTGGTGACATTGTCGATCTTGGCGTTCAGTTGCGCCTTGATGTTGGACGAGTTGTTCTGATTATTCGAGGCGGTTTGCGCCTGAGCCGAACCGGCCAGAACCAGACCGGCGACGGCGATTAGAGAAAGGTACTTCATCTGAGTCTCCTGTGTATTTGCCCCCAAGCGGGCCACAGAAGATCAGCAATAGACAGGCCAATAAACGCAGTTAATCTTTCATTTTTAATGTTAGTAAATAAAAAATTAAAACATTCTCGTTCAGGGGAAATTAATATTTAATAAAAAGTGAGTTAACCTGAGTTTGCAATTATTAATAAATTGAAAATCATGTTTCTTAAGGTCGCGATAACCTTAGAGTGTATCGAGTTAATACATGTATTTATTTGAGAAAATATCGTTTCGCTCCTTGGGGGAAAGGCGAGTGCTCCGTGTGTCAGAGCGGTACGCCTGCGGTAACTTTATAATGGCTCCATGCCACATAAATCGGGGGTGCAGGGGCCTTGCGGCCCCTGCGTCTATCCCTTTTAAGGCACCGTCGTCTCGATGGTGAAGCTGTAGGTCTGGGGCTTCAGCGGGATGCGGTACTTGACCAGCGAGCGCGCCTCCTGCGACCATCCGGTATCGCCGCCGACACCGATCTGGGCCAGGTCGATCAGCAGCGTCCCGTCACCACGCGGCGTGACGTCAGCGGCACGCCATTCCCCGCGCGGGCGGGCATAGAGGTCTTCATAGGGGAAGGCGAGGGCATTGGCGCTCAGGGGCTGGGCCCCGGTCACCTTCACGCCCTTACCTGAAGCATCGGAGACGGCGATCCAGCGCACCTCGGTCTTGTTGCCCGTTTCCTGCGGGCGGGCATAGTCGTGGAACTGCTCGGCCACCGTGCCCTTATAACGACCGATGGCGTAACCGGTCTGACGA
Coding sequences:
- the hfaB gene encoding holdfast anchoring protein HfaB; this encodes MRRLVFCLPLLLSACASVTADPQTGLYAKPVGNAPATANLTPYSADLTCLQQAALVTHKPLPRVAVSRIDDLTGKRDFYTGANITQGIALFAQSALSRAGLPQVERGDRDISDYELKAAMDHVLSDTPDQAGNDPDNFRKVYAGQIAGSDYYISGGLTELNYNIRSDGVDLRAGGTGSDDPAGSFVSRRFVMNIALDLRLIDTRSQEIKRVTAYQKQIVGHEVKPGLFTLLDGTMLDLSGGFSEMEPIQLGVRTLVERSVYDFAVVLYGMDPSVCRNGGVATTQNPDSPNAIEPRPPYQGPYLDHRRWRRAASDGR
- the hfaB gene encoding holdfast anchoring protein HfaB, translating into MPPTLRLFFALSCSAGALTPGLAVATPPQAEVTLNETPVTPALRCLARRPSLNGLPRLAVGRIGDLTGKIDFDTGAKITQGASLFAVSALGYAGVPVVERLDNSVAEIELNYARQKLLSDTPERAGQSGDNFRPILAGQIAGSRYYIVGGITELNYNIRSDGYDAAIGSQALPGAQGQISGRTYVLNVAVDLRLVNTQTQQVVDTVTFQKQVIGVTNDRRLTGGSEDIGLLLQGGNSRQEPLQMSVRELVERSVYHLIAPLWTATDARACLSGSGLKAVQP
- the hfaA gene encoding holdfast anchoring protein HfaA encodes the protein MRTTVLLTGLVFTGPLLALPAVAQTSDLRALENGYGNGRRLENQPFTPTTRDANGNRLIVNGIIQYDDANSRYSQSSSNGGSLLSNNNLPTTQGTATATAIGNLLAVTVSGSHNTVILNSRQYNSGNVSAVLNGRKTTGE